The window TTTCCGGTGCGCCGATGGCGTCGAGATGCGATTGCAGCACATCGGCAAAGCCGGTGCGCATGGCTGTCGTCATGCCTTCCGCACTTCTGCGCTCATTCAGCACCGCGCCCGACCGGCTGAGCAGCCACAGCCGGAAACTGGTCGTGCCCCAGTCGACGGCGATAAAAGCGGGTTCAGACATTATAACAGGCCTCCGTCTACGATTATGGATTGCGCCGTGATGGCGCTCGATGCCGATGATGCGAGAAACAGGCACGGCCCCGTCAGATCGGCGGCAATGAGCGTGCGCTTGAGACATTGCCGTGCCGTGGTTGCGGCAATCCCGTCATCCGTCAGCCACAGTTCCTTCTGCCGCTCCGTCACTATCATCCCCGGCAGCAGCGTGTTGACGCGGATGTTTTCCGGCCCCAGCCTGCCGGCAAGGCTTTTCGTCAGGCCGATGATGCCGGCCTTGGCCGCCGCATAGGAGGGAAGATCGCCCATGTTCAGCAGGAACGAGATCGAGGAGAAATTGACGATGGACGCGTCTTTTGCCTGCCGCAGATGCGGCAATGCCGCCTGGACCGTGAAGAACATCTGCTTGAGATTAACCGCCTGATTGGCGTCCCAATAGGCTTCCGTCACGGTGTCGATGTCATGGCGGTCGTCCCATGCGGCATTGTTCACCAGCACCTTGATGCCGCCGGTGGCGGACGCCGCCGCCTCCACCGTCCGCCCGATCGCAGGAATGTCGCTGAGGTCGGTCTTGAAAAAATGGACCGGGTGAGGCGCCGTTGCCGACAGCCGCTGGACAAGCGCGAGGCTGGGCTCTTCCGCGATGTCGATGAAGGCGACCTTCGCCCCCTGCATGGCAAAGGCCTCCACCAGCGATGCGCCGATGCCGGAGCCGCCGCCCGTGACAAGCACGCCGGCGTCCTTGAGGTCAGGGAAATGGGCTTGCATCATCGGCATCGTCTCGTCCATTGAGGGCTTGATTGTTCCATTATATGGAACTAGATTTTACTAAATGGAATTATTCTCTTGGCGTCACGCTTATGTCAAGACAGATGACGATGGATGTTGCCATGCCCGATCTTAAAAAGCCCAATCCTAGAAAGCCTGATGATCAAAAGCATGAGGCCGTTCCGGGTCGGGCGCAAAAAACGGAAACCGTGACCGGCACGCTCGGAAAGGCGGTTTCGCTTCTGGAACTCATCGCCTTCGCCGAAAAACCGATGCGCTTTACCGATGTGGTCGAGGCTTGCGGCCAGCCGCGCGGCACCGTTCACCGTCAGCTCGCCCATTTGATTGCCGAAGGCCTGATTGACCATGCCGCTGACCAGACCTATGCCGTGGGTCTGAGGCTGCTGCAATTGGCGGCGAAAGCCTGGAGCGGCAATGACCTGCGCAGCGTTGCCGCCCCGCATCTGGTGGCGTTGCAGGATGCGACGCAGGAATCCGTGCATCTCGCCGTCTTGAACGGCGGCCAGGTCACCTATCTCGACAAGATGGAAGGTAAGCAAAGTCTGCGCATGCATTCGCAGGTCGGCAAGACGTCGCCAGCCTATTGCACTGGCGTCGGCAAGGCAGCGCTTTCCCTGCTCTCCGCCGCCGATCTGGTGGAACTCGCCGCGGGGCTGGACTTCCATCGCTTCACGCAAAACACGCTGATAACTTCCGAGGCGTTGATCGAGGATGTCTCGGCTATTCGCAAAAACGGCTATGGCTTCGACTTGCAGGAGCATGAGGTCGGAATTCATTGTGTTGCCGCGCCTGTGCGCGCACCCGGGCGCAATTTTTACGCGGCGATTTCCGTCACCGGTCCCGCCTATCGCGTTGATCTGAAACAGCTTCGCAAATGGGGGCCGCTGGTGCGTGAAACGGCTGATAAAATCGCGGCGGAACTTGCCTGCAGATTATCCCCGGTTGCGGATGGTTGAAGAAAACCTGCGTCCGAAACGCTGGCAGAGGGCGGGTTTGCGACGGTTGAATCTTATTTTCGATTATTCTGAATTAAGTTTTCAACTTTTGTTTGCATGAATCATTTTGGTGAGTAACATCCGCAATTCCGGGCAAAGGGGGTTCTTTGCGGCGGCATTTTCTCATTCTCGAAGAACAGCTTTCATGCAGAAAACAGAGACGGCCGCCGTTCAGTCGATTGGTGTTGATTGCGTTCGCGAGATCGCCGATCTGAACACCCAATTCGACATATTCCGGTTCTTGAAGCGGCTGACGGAAGCTTGGGAATTCAAGGCCTTCATGGTTCTTGACCTGTCGTCCGAAATGGCGAGCGAGCTGTCGCAATATACCATCATTACAAGCTGGCCGGCCGAGCTTTTGCAGCGTTACGATGAAGAGGGCATGTTGCAGAGCAGCCGGGTCATGGCGCAGTTGAAGAAATCGACCGCGCCCTTTTCCGTGTCCATGGATTTTTTGGTCAAAGGCGAAGAGCATCTCGCGAAAAAGCCCGTTATCGGTCTCTTCGAAAGATTTGAAATGGTCAATTCGGTGTGGTTTCCCGTTCACGACATCACCACGACACGGGGTGCGGTGTCCTTCTCCGGAAACAAGACGGTTCTGCCGGTCAGCCGGCTGGCGGAACTTTTCTACATTTCCAGCCATGTCTTTGCCCGGCTATCTGAAATCCGCCGTCTTGACCTGCGCGTTCCCGAAACATTGAGCGAGCGCGAGATCGACTGTCTGAACTGGACGGCCGCCGGCAAGACAAGCGCCGAAATCGCTGAAATCATGATGTTGTCGGAACATACCATCAATCATTACCTGAACCGTGCGACGAAAAAACTCGACACGGTCAACCGCACCCAGGCCGTTGCCAAGGCCCTGCGGGTTGGCTTGATTAAATAGCGAAATCACAACTTTATCATTGTGATAAACGGGTTCCTGGGCGATCCTTCTTTCGAATCACCGGAAAGGAGAAATCGTTTGCCGGAGCGGCATAAGGTAAAAGCGGGATTTTCTCCGACTGTCGACTGCGCCGTGCTGGTAGCCGCTGCCGAAAAAGGTTTCGCTGCCGATGAAGGCATAGAACTGCAACTCGTTCGAAAGCAATCCGCGCGCTCCGTGCTTGCCGCGCTTGACGGAGATGAGGTTCAGGTCGCCCATCTGCCCGCTCCGGTTCCGGTCGGTTCCGCGGTTGGTCT is drawn from Agrobacterium tumefaciens and contains these coding sequences:
- a CDS encoding SDR family oxidoreductase, whose protein sequence is MDETMPMMQAHFPDLKDAGVLVTGGGSGIGASLVEAFAMQGAKVAFIDIAEEPSLALVQRLSATAPHPVHFFKTDLSDIPAIGRTVEAAASATGGIKVLVNNAAWDDRHDIDTVTEAYWDANQAVNLKQMFFTVQAALPHLRQAKDASIVNFSSISFLLNMGDLPSYAAAKAGIIGLTKSLAGRLGPENIRVNTLLPGMIVTERQKELWLTDDGIAATTARQCLKRTLIAADLTGPCLFLASSASSAITAQSIIVDGGLL
- a CDS encoding IclR family transcriptional regulator — its product is MSRQMTMDVAMPDLKKPNPRKPDDQKHEAVPGRAQKTETVTGTLGKAVSLLELIAFAEKPMRFTDVVEACGQPRGTVHRQLAHLIAEGLIDHAADQTYAVGLRLLQLAAKAWSGNDLRSVAAPHLVALQDATQESVHLAVLNGGQVTYLDKMEGKQSLRMHSQVGKTSPAYCTGVGKAALSLLSAADLVELAAGLDFHRFTQNTLITSEALIEDVSAIRKNGYGFDLQEHEVGIHCVAAPVRAPGRNFYAAISVTGPAYRVDLKQLRKWGPLVRETADKIAAELACRLSPVADG
- a CDS encoding LuxR family transcriptional regulator, producing MQKTETAAVQSIGVDCVREIADLNTQFDIFRFLKRLTEAWEFKAFMVLDLSSEMASELSQYTIITSWPAELLQRYDEEGMLQSSRVMAQLKKSTAPFSVSMDFLVKGEEHLAKKPVIGLFERFEMVNSVWFPVHDITTTRGAVSFSGNKTVLPVSRLAELFYISSHVFARLSEIRRLDLRVPETLSEREIDCLNWTAAGKTSAEIAEIMMLSEHTINHYLNRATKKLDTVNRTQAVAKALRVGLIK